DNA from Equus asinus isolate D_3611 breed Donkey chromosome 17, EquAss-T2T_v2, whole genome shotgun sequence:
atcttcctcaaaaaaacaagaaagaaagagaaaaggaatattattttagTAGAGTTTGTCCCtgacatgtaaataaatactGCACataaaagttgattttaaagaaaCCTTTACAATTATGAAGAGTTAATCTTGTAAATGGAAAGATCATGGATTTTGGTTCAAACAGAGTAAACTTGGCTCTGTCTCTTACTGGAAAGTAAGACAGCCATCTCTCTCATCTTGAATTTTTCATCTACAAAATTGAGATAACATAAAATAGCTCTTAACCtgactgtgaagattaaaagactaTATGAATATCATGTGTAAAACCTTGTATAATCTCAATAAACAATTTTGTCCTCTTTATTATGCATGTAATACACTAcgctttcaataaatatgtgaatatctcTCACAAAAGTACCAATAGCAGTTAAAATACAACTAGTTTTCATCCTTCAACGAATGTAAAATCCAGTGTGGACAGCAGGGCAGTGAAGAAAGTGACCTTTGTCTaaggtagaaaataataaatatcatagagaatttgagagaaagaaaagtttcaaatccATTTAAAGACTTTAGAGAAATTCCTTCATAAAATAGATATTGTTTGAATTTGTCCTTGGATAACAGAACAGACAGAATTTTAGGAGACACATTTCAACAAGCTTTGTTGAGAAGACAGAAGCATGGTAAGATCAAGGAAACCAAAATGTAGTACTGAGTCAATGATGCagcaatttttttattgagcaaATACTTTATagcatgcatgtatgtgtattcgtgtgtgtgtgtatttttgtgtataCAGGTTACTTGGAATGAATGGAAAGTTGGTAATATGTGATCTGTATTCTGAATGGGTTTCAAAGGAGCTCCTGTATGGCAGGATGATAAGCTGTGATAGGCTCCACCAGAGCCTGAGAAATAGTAGAGTGgatctcaaaaaatattatagGCAAAAAGTAAGCAGGATGAGTGTCTACCCAATCTGTATTTTATGCTATCATTTTGCCTATAACCCGTCAAAAACATGATCAGttctttatgattcttttttctgaacaTCAGTGTAATCTCTGAATCCTCAACTGAACATCCACCTTAAAAAAAAGTGTGGGGTATGCCTAgaggcatagcagttaagttagcgctctccacttcagcagcctgggtccaccggttcggatccctggtacagacctatgcactgcttatcaagccatgctgtagcaggtgtcccacatataacatagaggaagatgggcacggatgttagctcagggccaatcttcctcaaaaaaaaaaatcctgtttggaGTTGCCTCAAGTGTTGAAAATTAATCAGCTATGTAACTTCattcaaaataaagtgaaaaccaGGCAGTCATTAGCGTTAAGACCTATTTCACCtggtaaataaaaaatactagatTTCTCTAACATCAATAACTCACTTTTGCTTGAATGTCTTGTAAACCCTTTTGCTTCTCTTTACTCAATGTGTCTACATAAAATTCCAAGCTAGTCATCAGtataatggaagaaataaatttccaagtGTGTTTTGGTAAGGCAGAACAACTAAGGTGGGGGATAATTTTATATGGATTCAAAACACTGATTTGGAatgttcatattattttaaacttATGATCATTATCAAAATGTTGCATTCATGTATATTATATgataagaaatcaatgaaacaaccCCATTGTACggaaagataaaatatgtaagaaaCAGTGTTTTGGATATTGGATGTCGGATGAAGGAATGCTTTTCTCTTCTATTGACTTCTGTTTCTCTAGGTATTCACAAATTTCTTGTTTCATACATATTTAGCAATTAcacaatttctaattttctttgaaattaaaaaattatttatattaatcttAAATTGAATTCATGATGATTAATGCCTCTttatagagaattttattttacttctgtcctGCTTGGAACAAGGATGACCACATTTTGTGGTAGAACTAACGCAACCCATTTTGCTTTTACTTTGAGGAAATCACGGCATATGATATTTAAATGACCTGGCCCATTGTTGATGGAATTAATGCAATCATTCAAGACTCCAGACACATCAGATGTACAATTTCCACTAAATACCAGCATACAgtcatattgttttcattttcaatttgtgACATTTCAGATTCTTTATGGTAGATTCTGTAGCTTCTATGTAGAACATGAGTTACGTTAGTAGCCTTCACATTTTTTGGTCATGTACTTCTCaagaatttaattttacatataaaatatttcatcatgaATTTAGCAGCAAAATGTGTAATTTGCAGTGCATAGCATAATCTgtttaaaagacataaataatatctgaaaaaGCTTTGTGCCTTTCCTTCTCTTGAACTTATATTCAATCCTACTCTCCCCACTGAACATTACAATTTTATTAATCAGAttcatactttttatttcatgatGCTTTTGGGAAAATcagaagtttttctttctgtattgagTTAACCTTGTAATGATTCAATAATAATTGCACCactaattaaaaatacaattgcaTTGAAAATTTGGATAAATataattaatcaaaattaaaaaatattttaggacaTATTTCTTCATATGATTAATATTATGAGTATATGtctgcattatttattttgattaattaatGTATCCTTGGAAAGACATCACTTAATTTTAGAAAGCAAGAGGGTTCAGAatcatttatatttccattttgtaaaaatgaaaatactgagaCTATTTGgtcatattaaatgtaaatgagactAGAAATTCTGCCAGAAATAGTGCTTTAATAGGAATATCACTCAACTCTTTCAACTCCATCCAAGTTATGTGACAATTTGTCACAATGatctttcatgaaaatatttttcaataatgcattaaacaaaattagattGTCTTCCAATTTTGCTAAGGgtcaaaattttggaaattatatcTTTCAAAAGGAGTTGTTACCCAGGGACATAGAAAACTTGGTTCAAATTCTTTAGTCCTTTCCATATCCAAGCCTCCTTTCAACTCTTCTGATCAAATGGCAGAATCATTTTCTCCATTCCTGGGATGTAAGCTGTTTTTGTGCCTAGCTTTGTCTAGCTGAAGTGACACCGCATTAGTTTCAAGCCTCTGAGAGGGCTTGTGAATCTTTCACAATCTGGAATTTTCATAGTCCCTTAAAAAGCTGTTCTGTGAACAAGCACAGGCTAGCATATTGGATAATGAGAAACATAGACACCAGACTTGAGTCTGAAGCCTCCAATCATCTAACCCACCAAGCTAATATCATACACATAGCTAACCACGCCAAGATCAGCCATGTCAGGATCAGATCAACAGAAACTAACTTCCTGACTCATGCAATACTGACCAGTGCAATAAATAGCTATTGGTTTTAACTAATatgttttggagtggtttgttatgcGATCATTAGAACCACCCATGTTCACGGCCACCAGCTGGCTCaacggttaagttctcatgttctgcttcagtggcctggggtttgctggtttggatcctgggtgctaacctatgtaccacttgccaagccatgctgtgacaggcgtcccacatataaagtagaggaagatgggcatggatgttagctcagggccagtcttcctcagcagaaagagaaggattggcagcagatgttagctcagggctagccttcctcaaaaataaaaaagaaagaaaaaaaaaataaagaaccacgcattttcttaatttctgaaaatgttacCACAAAGACTTTCCAAGTCTTATATAACAGTTAAGCATATCTGCTATTCTTCCAGTTACAGTTACCTTTATTAAAACAACGGAATTGAGAAGTTTAGAAAATTTAACATACTGTTGATTTCATTGAGCCTTACAATACAATATTTTACTACAATGGTATTATTATATGTGTTTTAAATACAATTCATCAAAAACTGAGAGCTTCATATTGATATTATTCAATTTAGGGATAATGACCATGAaatcaatttcaataaaatttgtatatttaaatcagtttttaaaaactcctgcCATGTCTTTAAGTCTAAGACAAGTAGATAAACAAAGTAATTTTCctgtatgtgggttgctgagATGATATAAAACATCACTGCCAATGATACTCTTTATAGAtagtcttttagtttttctgtcatGGGACTCTCTCCTTCAGGAGGATGCATTTTGTGACAATACTTTCATGGTGcactaagaacaaaaagaatagatGTTAAAAATTCGTGTCATCAATCTACTATatatctgatttcaaaacatcaCTGTATTGGCTAAAATCCATGTCTAATGCCATCATTTTCCATGAAAAGAAATATGTACTATATCTCAGAGTATGACAAGAAGTCAAGCCATGGGTTTGAAGTGTCTTcattaaagaaaactacaggatTCATGAAAAACAGTATTTCAAATTGTCCTTATGTTTTGGaagtttgctttcatttttctaattgggGCAATTCACATAGTAATATGCAAATAGTAAGAGGAATccttagttttgaaaaatgtgagaAATGGGATTGTGAGAGTGCTAGGTGGAACACAGACCTGGAAACACTCTTCAAACTCAGAAAATGATCAGATGGatcaattttaggaaaatatgTATAGGTCGTTGAGAATTTCAAAAGTGATTACCTGTAACTAATTACATCGATGGAGTTCTTGAAATGTTGGGTATATCCAAGAGCACAAACACCAGACAGTAGTTTGAACACTGTTGGTTTAGGAAGACATTATACGGTCAGAAAAGGAGCAGACCTGGGAGAGGTCCTCGAGGCAATCCCATTTAATGGTGTCTGTCATTGAATAAGGAGTATGATATCTCAGCACCCTTCAGTAGCTTTGCTTTTCCTCACAGGGTCATATGTGTGGCACAATATAAAATGCAGCATTTAGTCTCATTCTGTCAGTGATtctgtgtgtgactttgggcaagttggaTCTGACTATGCCTCAGTCACCTCACTCATAAAGTTACACAACTATACCAGGctcacttatttttataaagatgaaatttgttaatagttgtatTCAGGATAGTACCAGAATATAGGAAGTGGTcaagaaatgtgagaaattattattattttcagtaaaaGAGTTCATTATCCCCACCCCTTTCTGGTATTTGTCAGAACTCTGGTGTGGCTTCAGCCCTTATGCCCTCCAGGAAGGAGTTTTTGAGTATAAGACAGGCAAAGTTTATAAGACCTATCCATATATTTCACTAAGGCAATGTGATCCCTGGCTCACAGAGCAATGCTTGGATGTATCATATAAGGCTCTGAAATTCATCATGAACTCTGGAAGTAATCAcgttaaattataataatatgtaCCAAGTTGTGATAGTATTTTCCCCTGTTTATCTCTCCTAGGAGTTATTAATTGTTTGAGTCTCAAGTTGTAGTTTTCTCGATATCATGTTGATGTCCCACAGAGATCAATGATGATTTGGAGAAGCTTAAGAAATATGGGCCCCAGAGATACCCACACAAAAACATaaagcctaaaacattttccatcatAGCATCTTCAGAAATAGGGGAAGCAATATCTATCCCACAGTTTGGTTAGTTGGACTACACTCTGGTTTTTGGGAATGGACATGAATGACATTTTCTGGGATCTGGAtgcttgctatttttttcttatgggataatttgttatagccTTGtgtaagagaaggagaaattgtaaGTGAAGGCAGTGGTattagacacatttttaaaaatctgtatttagcTTTCTCTTAACTAGAGAGTGTTTTAAGAAGTGCCATGTTTTGAGCActcatttatgaaaatattttccatttctatattgaaaaataagctTAATGGAAAATGAGAACAGTTTAATCTGCAGAATCAAGTATCTTGTAATAGTATTAGTGTAAGAGGGAAAAGAATGTCAAGAAATTGGAAAGAAtgcttgatttctctctccttccctctttttcctttctcacatTAACTCCTTCTATGGAATGTGGTAAAGAGAGCATGGAGATTTTCCTGATAGTCACTCTGATGCTGAGAGTGGTAGTAAGTTGTCCTCAGGACTGCTCATGTGGGAACACAGACATGGAACCACCTCGgaagcagaaaagagaggaaCTATTTTGGCCTTGTGCAAAGCActttgaaatgtctcttcatagtaggtttctcaaccttggtccTATTGATGTGTGGGCCAGATAATATTTTGGTGTTTGCATGTGCTATTGGTGTGTGTGGGGGCTGGGGCAAGGACTGTCACATACATCATAGTGTTTAGCAGCCTCCTtagtctctacccactagatgtcagcaGGGCCCCTCCTTATCTTGACAAGCAAAAATGTGTCTAGGCGATGACAAATTTCCCACGGGAATCAAAACAACtcctggttaagaaccactgcttcaTAAGTAATCAACAACCTGAGTTTTCATCTTTAGGCTTGACAAAAGGAAGAAGTTTATactcagaaaaagataaataacttaCTTTTATTGACTGTTGAAGAGAGAAACTATATCAtcagaataattatttgttttcaaaatgggaTTTCTTAATATATACATCCTTCAACTCTTTGAAATCATttgaagaatcaggaaaatacTTGGCTGGAGTGAGTTTTCATACAGATTCTCTTTCCTCCGGGGATTACCAACTAGTGCCTCACAGTCAGGTACGTGTCTACCAACGGTCAGGAAGGAGAGAACAAATGAGAGTGTTCTCATCATCTattgtcattttctgtttgtcaaaggCCTTGAATGTATccttcctttattaaaaaaacaatcacaCCCTCCTTCCCCATTCTACTCCATAAATCTTAAATTTTGTGAGAACTCGGGCAAGTTTCtacattgcttttttaaaaaaaattgattggaACAAAATACTTCTGTGTCatggatgttgtgaggattaagtaaacaACACAATTTATATAAACAGATACAATATTCTGCCTGTACAATCTGGCTTACTGTTTTTTAACTTGCCATTTTATCATAGCCATTTTTCAGCTCATTAAAAGTTcctcaaaatatcattttaatagttGCATACTTTTCCATAATGTATAAGTACCATAACGTGAGTTATTTTCCTCTTGTTTGAcactttatttctaagttttattttcataaacaatgctgcaatgcaGCAGCAAGCATTTgtgttaataattttatattcacaTCTTCGAGTAGTTCTACAAATAGATTTAAAGCAGGGGATTCATTTGTCAAGTAGGTCTTTATAAGGCTTCGGAGTCATAGTTACTGGAGGTTTGAACCAGGGTACCAATTCCAGGAACAATGGTTGACATTGACTTGTATAATTAACAAAATCACTATgctaattttatagaaaaaatgctAATTTAGAGTATAAAAGCTGCTGTTTTCATCtaaaacatattgaaaaaataatcagCACTGGTGGCTTAACACTTAAATAAGCATATCTTAAATAAGCATATTTCTCATCATTTcagtggaaaaaagagaagggtaCTATGTATTACAAAAATTCTTTCCTGGGATCCCATTATTTCCAGTACTGATTAAAGGGAAATAGAGATTTTAGTTTCAAAAAATAATATGGCTAATTAGATAATTAATGACTCAGTTTCAAGCTCTTAATTGTATAGGACTAGATATTTCTCATCATTTcagtggaaaaaagagaagggtaCTTAATTGTATAGGACTAGTTTAAGGAATTGTATAGGCTTTTATGGATGTGAATGCTTTTGTGTGATCTGTGATTTTAACTGTGAGCTCTATGCATTTGTATGCTACAATGCCTGAACTTTTCCTAAACTTCACAAAAGCAACTtactatttctttgctgaaaaaaTTAACTATCCTACTTATTCTAATGTCTTTTTTAGGAGACAGTCAAAATGGAATTTGGGATCATACAATGGAGAATAACTGCTAATATTGTTCTCCCATCTCAATAAAGTGGGGACATGGCCAAGGAGAACTGCACCACTGTGGCAGAGTTCATTCTCCTTGGATTAGCAGAGGTCCCTGAATTGAGAGTCTTCTTCTTCCTGCTGTTTCTTCTCATCTATGGAGTCACAGTTTTGGGCAACTTGGGCATGATTGCACTGATTCAGGTCAGCTCTCGacttcacacccccatgtactttttcctcagtcACTTGTCCTTTGTGGATTTCTGTTACTCCACAATCATTCTGCCAAAGATGCTAGCTAATATCTTAAATGAAGACAAAGCCATTTCCTTCCTGGCGTGTGCTGTGCAATTCTACTTGTTTTGCACATGTGTGGTAACTGAGGTCATCCTGCTGtctgtgatggcctatgaccgttTTGTGGCCATCTGTAACCCACTGCTGTACATCGTCACCATGTCCAACAATCTTTGTGTGGAGCTGGTGTCCTGCTGCTACCTCTGGGGGACTGTGTGTTCACTGATTCACTTGTGTTTAGCTCTTGAGATCCCATCCTATAGGTCAAATGTGATTAACCACTTCTTTTGCGATCTGCCCCCTCTCTTATTTCTTGCTTGTTCTGATGTCACTATGAGTGAACTGTTGCTATACATTGTGGCCAATTTCAATGAAATCATCACCATCATGATCATTCTcacctcttatttctttattcttatcaCAATCCTGAGGATGCGCTCTGCAGAGGGAAGATGCAAAGCCTTttccacctgtgcctcccacctcacAGCCATCCTTCTCTTCCATGGAACAATCCTTTTCATTTATTGCCGACCCAGTTCTGGCAACAGTATGGATACTGACAAAGTAGCCACGGTGTTCTACACTGTAGTGATCCCTATGCTGAATCCTCTGATCTATAGCTTGAGAAACAAGGATGTGCAAGAAGCTCTCAGAAAAGTGGTGGgctccaaaatattttcctagagaatattttattaacaGGACTCAGTGTCCCAAAGTGGAGACTGGTGAAAGGGTACAGCGATGGACTTCAGTGTTGAAGTGTTGAAGTGGAGGTAACAGTCAAGCAGCAGGTAGTTATGAGTGAGTCTTTTTGATTCACTTATCTGTGTGCCTCTTCCATGTACAAGGCATATCTTGGAATTTACAGATTACTTCTTTGCTGTTAtttattcaaaatgaattaattgAGTATGGTTAATGGACTCAAGATACACATATCGTTTGCTGTAAAAGCTTCATAAGCTTaatgaagaaatcacaagagtcACATTTTATTTCAGTATTCATTAAGGAAAATATGATTCAATTCCAAGTTGAATTCCTATTATTTTACAATGAAGAACACACCCTTGTCAGATTATGCACAGAATGTGTACATATCCTGTTTGctatttcttgctttctttattattttttgttgttgtcattgcaATGTCCAGTGTTTTTGGAATTTCAGAGACTATGATGAAAAATGATGACATTAGTAATAATTATTTCACAGAAATCTTAGAAAAATTATATTACTTGTCATGTGCAATGAGCTTAGAGTAATTCCTGGCATATAActagctctctgtctctgtctctctgtctctctctgcatcactctgtctctctcatatGTTTTACTATAtgtagtatatttatatatacttgcAATCATTTAATAACCATTGTTATGACTGGCAACATTTCTGACTTCGGCCTATTGTTTCActttatctttcaatttttatCTTCATGCTTATTTTACAATATTGTGGATCAAATGACTACTGTGACAGATAAGTGCACTTCTAACCCCTGTTTATGTTTTTGGTTGTGTCTTTACTGTTGATGAAatgatctttttctccttttctctatgTGTCTAAACCACATTTCTTCTTTCAATCCTTATTCACACACACTCTTCAGTATTTGTGAAGGGGGTGAGGAATGGTCGTAAATAACTGAAGTCCATTATATGAATTACTGAATCATAGAAATGTAGATCCAGCATTAAACTTTACTTCTATGTTTTGTCTTGggtcaaataaaatgatttagtcaaagcacagaaaacagcaagaaaaagtgtaaaaagaaacatcttctctataataatatgtttatattagACAGGAAACATTATAATGATGATTTATTCAAAGGATAATTTATTTCTGTGTCAAACTAAAATTTAGGGACagactagaaaaaaagaagaattcgAAAAATAGATGTATTTAatgttcaatgatttttaaactcTTCTCCGTGAGGTTTCTGTTCACTTTGCTCCTACTCCCATTGGGTGTTAATATTCTTCATAATAATTTAcaagacattttacatttaaaaacattaacctCAGAGGATAATATCTGCACAATTTgttaatgtcttttaattttatgtatttggcaTTCTTTTTGATATTTAGCTTACATTTTTTATGTAGTTATACTCAAttattagcaaattaaaaaagaatgtagTGAAAATGAATCCTGCTCCATTCTATATTTTATCTCATCgttgtatgatttttatcttaaattttaataagtactaaatttattgatttttatttattttgcatatgtttgctgaatgaatgaaagcttaCAAAGGAATTGTCCAACTCCCTTCCCCAAACTATATAGTAATGtcacagcaccatttattgagtatccttttcttctctcttgtatGTAATATATCTAATTTGTAATGAATGTAATATgtctattaaatattaaaaattaaatattttaataaattgtgttCTTAGCATTGATACTTCTACCAGACCCTGGAAAATATCCTACAGTCCTTACTCCATCTTCTTTAGTAAAGAATAAGgatacattattttataatgctttttaacattcaaaatacaaaatttgtcTATGAGACTGCTGGTATTATGCAAGACTAAAATATACTATCTCTCATCGATTAGCCACTGCCATATTAATACATTGACAGAACTACATTGTGCCCTTAGCTGTATACAAGAATCCTTGGTGACGGGAGGATGTccataaaaagcaacaaaaattaaacatcacattTAATGGGAACAAGATACAGAGTTCCTTGCAAATGTTTTGCTGTAACAGTTGATTTATTTAGTAGTCACACTCCAAGAAGTAAATTAACTCAATTATATGACTATTTACTCATACCAGATGAAAAATGGCTTT
Protein-coding regions in this window:
- the LOC123284627 gene encoding olfactory receptor 5L1-like, whose amino-acid sequence is MAKENCTTVAEFILLGLAEVPELRVFFFLLFLLIYGVTVLGNLGMIALIQVSSRLHTPMYFFLSHLSFVDFCYSTIILPKMLANILNEDKAISFLACAVQFYLFCTCVVTEVILLSVMAYDRFVAICNPLLYIVTMSNNLCVELVSCCYLWGTVCSLIHLCLALEIPSYRSNVINHFFCDLPPLLFLACSDVTMSELLLYIVANFNEIITIMIILTSYFFILITILRMRSAEGRCKAFSTCASHLTAILLFHGTILFIYCRPSSGNSMDTDKVATVFYTVVIPMLNPLIYSLRNKDVQEALRKVVGSKIFS